The following nucleotide sequence is from Candidatus Bipolaricaulis sibiricus.
CCCACCGGGAGCTGGGCCGGGGCACCGGGGTAGGTGTGCCCCACCGGGATGTACCACGCCCGATCGGGTTCCACGGCGAGGGCGATCCCCACGATCTCCGCCGTGAGGGGGTCCGTGCTTGTCGTCTCGAGGTCGAGCGCGAACTCCTCCGCCGCGCCCAGGGCGCGGATCACCGCCGCAAGCTCGTCCTTGGTCGTGACGACCGTGCACGGGCCCTCGGGCTCCCGCGGCCGGTCGAGGACCAGCTCAGCGAGCACCGTGCGGAACTCGAGGCCCTCGAGGACGGACCTCAATCGATCCGGGTCGAGGTCCCGTGGCGCGCAGTCGGCCACCGAAAGCGGGAGAGGCACCTTGCGCAGGGCCACAAGCTCGCGGGATAGGAGCGCGTCCTCGCGGTGGGCCGCGAGCGCATTCGCCACGCGCTTGTTCCGGATCCGATCCGTTGCCGCAAGTACGGCGTCGAGGGAGCCGTGCTCAGCGAGGAGCTCGCGGGCCGTCTTCTCGCCGATCCCCTTCACCCCGGGGACGTTGTCCGAGGCGTCCCCTTCCAGGGCAAGGAGGTCGCCAACCCGTTCGGGTGGCACACCGAACTTCTCCTCGACACCGTCACGATCGAGAACGGTGAGCCGGTCCGCCAGCCCGCGGCCGGGGCGGAGGAGCTTGACCCGTTCCGACACAAGCTGGGCCATGTCCTTGTCCCCGGTGAAGAGGAGGACGGGGATCCCCGCCCGCTCCGCCTCCCGAGCCAGGGTGGCCATCACGTCGTCCGCCTCGTAGCCCGGGATGACGAGGGACGGGATCCCCAGCGCGTCCAGGACCTCCGGGACCCGGGGGATCTGCGCGACGAGCGGCTCGGGGATCGGCTTCCGCGTCGCCTTGTACCCCGCGTACGCCTCGTGACGCACCGTGACCCCGCCAGCGTCGAGGGCCACCGCCACGTAGCGCGAGGGGTACTCGCGCAGGACCATGAGGAGGGTCCGCACGAACCCGTACAGCGCGCCCACCGGCTCCCCACGGGACGTGGTGAGGTCGGGGACGGCGAAGAACGACCGGTAGAGGGCAGAGTGGCCGTCCACAAGAAGGAGCCGCTCCGGAACCTCCGAGATCCCCAGCGCTTCGTGGATCGTCACGCTAGACCTGGAACAGGTCAACCCGTCTCACCGCCGAGCAACGCAGAGAACGCGGACGAGCCGGATCACTCTCCGATCCACGTTCCGGATCGGCCTCGATCCTGCTCCCGTCAACCCCCACGCGTCACCGGTCACGGTTACGCGCCGCCCGCGAAGAACGCGCACAGGGCGATCGCCACCGCGTCGCCAGCGTGGTCGGACCACTTCGCCATCGCCTCGCCATCGCCGGACACGAGGGCCTTCACCATCGCCAGCATCTGTTCCTTGGGGGCGGAACCGTTCCCGCAGATCCACTTCTTCACCTGGCGCGGGGGGAACGCCCGCAGCTCCCGTCCCCGCGCCAGGAGCTTCACGATCCCGATCACCTCTGCCGTCCCCATCGCCGACGGAGCGTTGCGGGCCAGGAACACCTCTTCCACCGCGACCGCATGCGGCTCGTACGTTGCGATCGTCTGGACAAGGGTGTCGTGGATGTGTCCCAGCCGCTCCGGGAGGACCGTCCCGGGCTGGGTGCGGATCGTCCCGGCGGCGAGCACGGCGAACCGCCGACCGCGCGCCTCAACGACCGCGTACCCGGTCGAAGAGAGGCCCGGGTCCACACCGAGGACCCTCGTTCTTGTCGGGCCGTGGCTCATCGCTCGGACGGCGGCTCGTCGAGGAGCTGGCGCAACACCGCGAGCCGCGGGTCGAGCCGTTTCGTCTGCCCGTGACAGCCCTCGCGGTGCCGCTCGCGGTTCAGGTCGGCCCCGCACTCCGGACAGATCCCGAGACACCCCGGCGTGCAGAGGGGCTTGGGGGAGAGCCCCAGCCGCAGCCCGGCCTCGATGAACGGGTGCAGCTCGAGAAACCGACCCTCCAACTCCGCAGGGTGAACCTCCGGCGTCCCGTCTTCGTGCACGTCCTCCACCAGCTCCACCAGGCATCGAGAGCACGTTCGTCGCACCCGACCGCGCACGGATACCCTGAGGATGAACTCGCCCTCTTGGTAGATCGCGCTGGCCTCCACATGCACCGGTCCCAGCACACGCAGGCCCTCCCCTTGCCACTCCAGATCCGGAAGTTCAACGTCCCGGGTTAGGTTGAACGGGCGGCCCGGCTCCGCTCGCAGCGCTTCGAGATCGAACTTCATCGTCACCTCGCTCGGTCCAGCGAAGAGAAGTATAGCGCCGTTTGCGCTCCGGACAGGGTGCCTCTACCATTGCCTGGTCAAGGAGGGATACAGGTGAAGGTGTTGTTGACCCGTGAGGTGGCCGGATTGGGGATTCCAGGGGACGTCGTCGAGGTCAAAGACGGCTACGCCCGCAACTACATCCTGCCCCGGAAGCTCGGCGTGGTTCCCACGCCCCACGAACTGGCCCGGTTCGGGCAGCTCCGTTCCCGCTACGAGGCTGAGCTCGCCGACCGAAACACCCAGGCCCACGCGCTCGCCGAGAAGCTCAACGGGGTGGAGCTCGTGTTCACCCGCCGCGTCCACGATCAGGACAAGCTGTACGCCACGGTGCGTCCCCAGGACGTGGCCAAGGAGATCGCCGATCGGTTTGGGGTCAAGATCGATCCGGACCGGATTCGCATGTCCACGGTGGAGACCCTGGGCGAGCACCAGGCGGAGATCCTCCTCTACGAGAACATCACCGCGACCGTCAAGCTGACGGTCACGCCGGCCGCGTAACCCGGCGCTGGGGAACGTTACGAACTCCCCGCGCCCGTCGGACGAACCACCGCCAAGCCCTCCGCCCGGCCCTGCCCTGGCGGCAGGCAGAGGGTCATTCCTCGGTGACGTGTTCCGGGGGGCGGGCGGGACCGTGCTCTCGCGGGTAGTCGGCCTCCTCCGCGACGCAGCGATTGCCTATGCGTTCGGGGCATCCGCCGGGTACGACGCGTTCCTTGTGGCATTGTACCTCCCCCAGGCCCTGCGCCAGGTCCTGGGCGAAGGCGGTCTTGCTGCGGCATTCCTGCCCGTGTACGCCCGAGCACGGGAAGACGGGCAAGGTGACGAGCTGGCCCGCTCGGCGTTCGTCTACCTCCTGTTCGTCCTCCCCCCGATCTGCGCATTGGGTGCCCTGTTCGCCCCCTTCTACCTGCCCGTGCTGGCTGCCGGGTTCGCCCCGGAGACGATGGCCCAGAGCGTGGCCCTTGCCCGGTGGCTGTTCCCGCTCATCGGGTTCATCTCCATCGCCGCTCTCGCGGGGGGCATCCTCAACGCCCACGGCCGGTTCTTCCTGCCCGCGCTTGCCCCGGCCGTGCTCAACGTGGGGAT
It contains:
- a CDS encoding LSU ribosomal protein L9p → MKVLLTREVAGLGIPGDVVEVKDGYARNYILPRKLGVVPTPHELARFGQLRSRYEAELADRNTQAHALAEKLNGVELVFTRRVHDQDKLYATVRPQDVAKEIADRFGVKIDPDRIRMSTVETLGEHQAEILLYENITATVKLTVTPAA
- a CDS encoding Crossover junction endodeoxyribonuclease RuvC, with the protein product MSHGPTRTRVLGVDPGLSSTGYAVVEARGRRFAVLAAGTIRTQPGTVLPERLGHIHDTLVQTIATYEPHAVAVEEVFLARNAPSAMGTAEVIGIVKLLARGRELRAFPPRQVKKWICGNGSAPKEQMLAMVKALVSGDGEAMAKWSDHAGDAVAIALCAFFAGGA